The DNA segment ATACTCATTCCTGCGGGCAGCGAAAAAGACTCAATGGTCACCTCTTGGTAGCCCCGCTCGAACGTAGCCAACGCCGGAGCAACCGATTGAGGATATTTTTTTTCTAGTGATTTACGGATAACGTCCTTCATGATCTGGGGATCCAGGAAAGGACATAAACGGAACATTGCTCCGAGCATGGCCATATTGACTCTGTTCTTCTCCTCAAGAGCAATACCGGTAGCATCAATAACAGCGATCGTTCCGCCAAGCAGCTTTAATTGCTCTTTCAGCTCCGCTGGTGTTTTACGAGAGTTAACAAGCACGGTGCTGTCTTCATAGATACCACTGATGACATTTACGGTCTTAGCAAGCGCTTCCTGAAATATCCCTACGATATGCGGCCGTTCCACGGGCGATGTATCCCGAATCGGCGTCTTGAGATCGCAAAAGCGAATATGCGCCTTCACGGGCGACCCCTTCTTCTCCGAACCGTACGAAGAAAAACTAACACCGTTCAGTCCGGCACCTTCGACTCCTGCTTCAGCCAGCATCTTTCCAGCTAGGTTCGCGCCGAGACCGCCAATCGATTCCAGCCGAATTTCAAAAAATCCTAACTCGTTCAACTTTGGTAATTGGACCATGCGTCTGGACTCCCTTCTTTCGCTTATGCGAGTTCATTAAAATGATTTTATAAACGGTTAAAACCTATAAAAAATGCCCTTCAACTCCGTCACATTAAACCGAGTCAAAAAACCCTCGATTAATTTTTCAATTTACCATATGTGAGGTGTGACGGATGTAACAAATGTCATATGGACAATTTTGGAGCTGATGTCGAATGAAGCAAGCAGTGACGCTAAATATAGCATTTTTTGCGCTTTCCCGAGAAATAAAAAAGACCGTTCCTACAGCTTTGGCTGAGAAACAGTCTTAAAATATACATATTGCATTAATCTTCTTGGTGACCTAAATAATCCTCGATCAGCTTTTGCTTCAATTCCCACGCTTCCTGACTCAGATTAACGCGATATTTTTCCGGGTTCAGCTTCCGTAAATATTCCGGCCAGAACATTTGCAGCTGTTCCTTATGATATTTCCGAATAGCATGAAGTGAAGGTAATTTGTAGACTAACTCCCCATTCACGTATATGGGCTGCAGCATCTCTATAGCCCTATAATTTTTCACAGACTTTTTAAGGTAAGGATGAACCGGATCAAATAAACGCAATTTACCTCCAGCTCTTGCCTGCTGCTCATGTGGGAAGCAAATGTAATCGGCAATCGCTTTGCCGCTCTCTATATCAACGATTCGCAATATATCTTTCTTGCCCGGAGTCGTTACTTTCTCTGGGTTGCCGGATATTTTGATCGTCGGCTCCATTTTTCCGTTGTATTCCCGTTCAACCAACTTGTACACGCCGCCTAAGGCCGGCTGATCAGCAGCCGTAATTAACTGAGTCCCGACTCCCCAAATATCGATCTTGGCCCCTTGAGCCTTGAGGTTAAATATCGTATTCTCATCAAGATCATTCGACGCCACGATTTTGACATAAGGAAGGCCGGCTTCATCCAGCATCTTGCGTGCTTGAATCGATAAATAAGCCAGATCACCGCTATCTAGGCGGATACTGCTTAACCTTTTTCCTTTACTCTCCAGCAGCCTCGCTGTTTTAATCGCATTCGGTACACCACTGTTGAGCGTATCAAACGTATCTACGAGCAAAGAAACTTGATCGGGCAATGCCTTGGCGAAGCGTTCAAAAGCCTCCATCTCCGAGTTAAAGCTCTGAACCCAAGAATGCGAATGTGTACCCTTCGTTGGTATGCCGAAGATTTCCCCCGCAAGCAAATTCGATGTCGCGTCAAACCCTGATAAATAGGCGGCACGCGCTCCCCATATGGCTGCATCCGCCTCTTGCGCACGGCGCGAGCCGAATTCAAGCAATACTTCATTCTCGGCTACTCTTTTCACACGGGAGGCTTTAGTCGCGATCAAGGTCTGAAAATTCATAAAATTAAGCAGCGCTGTCTCAATGAGTTGAGCTTCCATAATCGTTCCGTCTACCCGAACCAGCGGCTCATTCGGAAACACCAATGTCCCTTCCGGGACGGCTAGAAGATTGCCCTTAAAACGGAAGTTACGCAGCAACTCCAAAAAAGCAGGATCATACTTCTCTTCCTGTCTGCCTAAAAATTCGATTTCGCTATCCGTAAACCGCAAATGGGATATGTATTGCACGATTCGCTCCAAACCTGCAAACACAGCATAGCCATTGCCAAAGGGCAGCTTGCGAAAATAAGCCTCGAACACAGCCTTGCGCTCATGTGTACCGTTTACCCAATGGGCATAGATCATATTGATCTGATATTTATCCGTATGTAGCGCCAAACTCTCGCTTTGCATTTATCTTTCATCCTCTCTGGTGTCACAACAACTGTACAAATGCACAGCTTCGCTGAAGTTTATCGGCTATTTGTAACATTTGCCCCCAAAGTAGCCCGGAAATGTCCGAGTGCCCATGCATGGCCTTCCGGATTGAAGCTGGCAACGCCATCCTCGTAAATGGTAATGCTATAACCTTTATTATAGGCATCCACGGCCGTATGCAATACACAAATATCCGTACAAACGCCGACAATCGCTATTTCTTGAATTCCACGCTCACGTAATTTCTGCTCAAGATTCGTTCCGCAAAAAGCACTGTATCTCGTCTTGTCCATCCAATAAATCTCTTTATGATGCTGTTCATATACTTCCGCTAATTTACCGTATAATTCCCGGCCTTCCGTGTCGCGAATATTATGTGGTGGAAACAGCTTTGACTCCGGGTGCAGTGTATCTCCCTCTTCATGCAAATCCACCGCCATCACGACAAAGTCGCCGTTCTGCACATATTGCTTCGTAATTTTACAAATGGCCGATTCAAGTAAGATCGCCGGCTCCCCTACAGGCAACTTTCCATCTACAAAATCCTTCGTATAATCAACAACAAGCAATGCCTTCATCTAGCTTCACCCAGCCCTTCCTCTGTAATAATGCGACTATGAACATGGTATGAACAATGAAACAACAGCCTGACTGACAATTAACAACATGAATAACCACTCGAGAAAAACGGGTATTCAATAAAGCTGGATTAAGTATAAATAGATAGTCTCGGGGTGTAATCCGTAAATCGATACAGCTGAGCCGGACGCTGCGAATACTGATTAGACAGCATAGGGTTGCCATTCTCATCATGCACTTCTTCCAATATCCCTTGTCTACTGCGGGTAGACGTTATTTTACGGATAAAATTCAGCTCAGCGAAGTCGGGAACTACGGTTTGGATGACCTGATACAGCTCGCCAAGTGTAAAATGAGGCGGCAAAAACTGCTTTGCGATCGTAGTATGGAGCATTTGCTGCTGAATTCTTTTGTAGGCGTCCTCTAAAATTTCCCGATGATCAA comes from the Paenibacillus lentus genome and includes:
- a CDS encoding 2-oxoacid:acceptor oxidoreductase family protein translates to MVQLPKLNELGFFEIRLESIGGLGANLAGKMLAEAGVEGAGLNGVSFSSYGSEKKGSPVKAHIRFCDLKTPIRDTSPVERPHIVGIFQEALAKTVNVISGIYEDSTVLVNSRKTPAELKEQLKLLGGTIAVIDATGIALEEKNRVNMAMLGAMFRLCPFLDPQIMKDVIRKSLEKKYPQSVAPALATFERGYQEVTIESFSLPAGMSMPAFTRADTPVLGYETQPIGGIVTNPGNSILKDLSISRSGMMPHFNIDTCIHCAQCDNVCPDNCFVWKELPDKKGRLQMFLQGIDYQYCKGCLKCIHACPTDALSGEREEDGYAEANRVPHLFDLALQ
- a CDS encoding nicotinate phosphoribosyltransferase, giving the protein MQSESLALHTDKYQINMIYAHWVNGTHERKAVFEAYFRKLPFGNGYAVFAGLERIVQYISHLRFTDSEIEFLGRQEEKYDPAFLELLRNFRFKGNLLAVPEGTLVFPNEPLVRVDGTIMEAQLIETALLNFMNFQTLIATKASRVKRVAENEVLLEFGSRRAQEADAAIWGARAAYLSGFDATSNLLAGEIFGIPTKGTHSHSWVQSFNSEMEAFERFAKALPDQVSLLVDTFDTLNSGVPNAIKTARLLESKGKRLSSIRLDSGDLAYLSIQARKMLDEAGLPYVKIVASNDLDENTIFNLKAQGAKIDIWGVGTQLITAADQPALGGVYKLVEREYNGKMEPTIKISGNPEKVTTPGKKDILRIVDIESGKAIADYICFPHEQQARAGGKLRLFDPVHPYLKKSVKNYRAIEMLQPIYVNGELVYKLPSLHAIRKYHKEQLQMFWPEYLRKLNPEKYRVNLSQEAWELKQKLIEDYLGHQED
- a CDS encoding cysteine hydrolase family protein — translated: MKALLVVDYTKDFVDGKLPVGEPAILLESAICKITKQYVQNGDFVVMAVDLHEEGDTLHPESKLFPPHNIRDTEGRELYGKLAEVYEQHHKEIYWMDKTRYSAFCGTNLEQKLRERGIQEIAIVGVCTDICVLHTAVDAYNKGYSITIYEDGVASFNPEGHAWALGHFRATLGANVTNSR